A DNA window from Scomber japonicus isolate fScoJap1 chromosome 14, fScoJap1.pri, whole genome shotgun sequence contains the following coding sequences:
- the paox gene encoding peroxisomal N(1)-acetyl-spermine/spermidine oxidase, with the protein MSVNTNARIVIVGCGISGVAAAQRLVKAGFHNVRIVEATARSGGRIKTGRLGNNILEIGANWIHGPSEENPVFRLARQYGLLDPEALTPENQAMDVGGHPPWVPNVFSSSGQKLNVEDLYPALEMFAELLDESSEFQSRGGEPWTNVGDFIRSEVQQRAAEKWKDIDATTRSLQLCVISNMLKVECSVNGTHSMDEVGLGAYGLYKTLPGLDCTFPGGYEGLVKNLMSVLPAGLVTYNQPVRCVHWNNTEKRGYPVTVECDDGEKIAADHVIVTVPLGYLKKHYSTLFHPSLPLHKLHSIQRLGFGTNNKIFVEFDSPWWDTDCEVIQLVWEDEDTMVDQVPDVQRSWIKKLFGFTVLKPTERYGHVLCGWIAGHESEYMETLPEQEVSHAITQLIRRFTGNPTITPQRIMRSQWFHDPWTCGSYTYPGKGCSAQDLQNMMEPLPTESSQSQPLQVLFAGEATHPCYFSTVHGAVLTGWREADRLISHYSSSSSSELTMSKL; encoded by the exons ATGTCTGTGAATACAAACGCAAGAATAGTTATAGTAGGATGCGGGATATCAGGTGTAGCAGCGGCACAGAGACTCGTTAAAGCGGGATTTCACAATGTGAGGATAGTTGAAGCGACGGCAAGAAGCGgaggaagaataaaaacagGCAGACTGG GTAATAATATTCTTGAGATAGGAGCAAACTGGATCCATGGACCATCCGAGGAGAACCCAGTGTTTCGTCTGGCGCGTCAGTACGGGCTCCTGGATCCAGAGGCCCTCACCCCAGAGAACCAGGCCATGGACGTTGGAGGACATCCCCCCTGGGTTCCCAACGTCTTCAGCAGTTCAG GTCAGAAGCTGAATGTTGAGGATTTGTATCCTGCTTTGGAGATGTTTGCTGAGCTGCTGGATGAAAGTTCAGAATTTCAGAGTCGTGGAGGAGAACCATGGACCAATGTGGGGGATTTCATACGGTCAGAG GTGCAACAACGAGCAGCTGAGAAGTGGAAAGATATTGATGCGACCACCAGATCTTTGCAACTGTGTGTGATAAGTAACATGTTGAAGGTGGAATGCAGCGTTAATGGGACTCACAGCATGGACGAGGTTGGCCTGGGGGCCTATGGCCTATACAAGACTCTACCTGGCCTCGACTGCACATTCCCAGG TGGTTATGAAGGCCTTGTCAAAAACTTGATGTCGGTGCTCCCTGCTGGTTTGGTGACCTATAATCAGCCTGTGCGCTGCGTCCACTGGAacaacacagagaagagaggataCCCTGTGACAGTCGAGTGTGATGATGGGGAAAAGATCGCTGCTGATCATGTTATCGTCACTGTACCTCTAG GATACCTAAAGAAGCACTATTCAACCCTTTTCCATCCATCTCTACCTCTACACAAGCTGCACTCCATCCAGAGACTAGGTTTtggaacaaacaataaaatatttgtggaatttgacTCGCCGTGGTGGGATACTGACTGTGAGGTCATCCAACTGGTGTGGGAAGATGAG GATACCATGGTGGACCAGGTGCCAGATGTTCAGAGAAGCTGGATCAAGAAATTGTTTGGATTCACGGTGCTTAAACCCACTGAAAG GTATGGCCATGTTCTGTGTGGCTGGATTGCTGGTCATGAGTCAGAGTATATGGAGACACTGCCTGAACAAGAGGTTTCACATGCCATCACACAACTCATCCGCAGGTTTACAG GTAACCCCACCATTACACCGCAGAGAATCATGCGCTCTCAGTGGTTTCATGACCCCTGGACATGTGGATCCTACACTTACCCTGGAAAAGGCTGTTCAGCACAGGACCTGCAGAACATGATGGAGCCCCTGCCTACGGAGAGCTCACAGTCACAG CCCCTACAGGTGCTGTTTGCCGGAGAGGCGACTCATCCCTGCTACTTCTCCACCGTCCATGGAGCTGTTCTCACTGGGTGGAGAGAGGCTGATAGACTCATCTCTCACTACTCCTCCAGCAGTTCGTCTGAGCTGACCATGTCTAAGCTTTAA
- the mtg1 gene encoding mitochondrial ribosome-associated GTPase 1 isoform X1, with protein sequence MKLYQALRNVAKFRTVFDFGGRDVAHWFPGHMAKGLKQMRANMKNVDCILEIHDARIPFSGRNSVFQETLDVKPHLLILNKMDLADLSNKQRILKKLEKNGVRNVLFTDCLKQRDDNIKKLVPTVMDIIKSHPRYNRDENVDYCLMVIGVPNVGKSSLINSLRRTHLKKGRASRVGGEPGITRAVLTKIQVSERPIMHLLDTPGVLPPKIESVETGMKLALCGTILDHLVGEDIIADYLLYSLNRHEKFSYVEKYNLEEPSDDIQQVLKRIAVKLGKTQRVKAITGVGNITITLPNYTAAAYDFIRAFRKGELGRVILD encoded by the exons ATGAAACTGTACCAGGCGCTCCGTAATGTCGCCAAGTTTAGGACCGTTTTCGACTTTGGTGGACGGGACGTGGCTCACTGGTTCCCCGGACACATGGCTAAAG GACTGAAGCAGATGAGAGCCAACATGAAGAATGTGGACTGTATCTTAGAGATCCATGATGCCAG AATCCCATTCTCTGGAAGAAACTCTGTGTTTCAGGAGACTCTAGATGTCAAACCACACTTGCTAATTCTGAACAAGATGGACCTCGCTGATCTGTCCAACAAACAG AGAATCCTAaagaaactggaaaaaaatggaGTGAGAAATGTTCTTTTCACCGACTGTCTCAAGCAGAGAGACGACAACATCAAAAAG TTGGTGCCGACGGTGATGGACATAATTAAGAGCCACCCACGTTATAACAGAGATGAG AATGTAGATTATTGTCTGATGGTGATTGGAGTGCCTAATGTGGGAAAATCTTCTCTAATTAACTCATTAAGaaggacacatttaaaaaaag GCCGTGCATCTCGAGTAGGTGGTGAGCCAGGCATAACTAGAGCAGTGCTGACTAAAATTCAG GTGTCTGAACGACCCATAATGCACCTGTTAGACACACCAGGAGTCTTGCCTCCTAAGATTGAGAGTGTTGAGACAGGCATGAAGCTTGCTTTATGTG gAACTATACTTGACCATTTAGTGGGTGAGGACATAATTGCTGACTACTTACTCTATTCTCTGAATCGGCATGAGAAGTTCAG ttaTGTGGAGAAATACAACCTCGAAGAGCCTAGTGATGACATCCAACAAGTCCTCAAACGCATTGCTGTAAAACTTGGAAAGACTCAACGGGTCAAAGCCATTACTGGAGTGG GGAACATTACCATCACTCTCCCAAACTACACAGCAGCAGCTTATGATTTCATAAGAGCCTTCAGGAAAGGAGAGCTGGGACGAGTCATACTGGACTGA
- the mtg1 gene encoding mitochondrial ribosome-associated GTPase 1 isoform X2: MKLYQALRNVAKFRTVFDFGGRDVAHWFPGHMAKGLKQMRANMKNVDCILEIHDARIPFSGRNSVFQETLDVKPHLLILNKMDLADLSNKQRILKKLEKNGVRNVLFTDCLKQRDDNIKKLVPTVMDIIKSHPRYNRDENVDYCLMVIGVPNVGKSSLINSLRRTHLKKGRASRVGGEPGITRAVLTKIQVSERPIMHLLDTPGVLPPKIESVETGMKLALCGTILDHLVGEDIIADYLLYSLNRHEKFSYVEKYNLEEPSDDIQQVLKRIAVKLGKTQRVKAITGGTLPSLSQTTQQQLMIS, from the exons ATGAAACTGTACCAGGCGCTCCGTAATGTCGCCAAGTTTAGGACCGTTTTCGACTTTGGTGGACGGGACGTGGCTCACTGGTTCCCCGGACACATGGCTAAAG GACTGAAGCAGATGAGAGCCAACATGAAGAATGTGGACTGTATCTTAGAGATCCATGATGCCAG AATCCCATTCTCTGGAAGAAACTCTGTGTTTCAGGAGACTCTAGATGTCAAACCACACTTGCTAATTCTGAACAAGATGGACCTCGCTGATCTGTCCAACAAACAG AGAATCCTAaagaaactggaaaaaaatggaGTGAGAAATGTTCTTTTCACCGACTGTCTCAAGCAGAGAGACGACAACATCAAAAAG TTGGTGCCGACGGTGATGGACATAATTAAGAGCCACCCACGTTATAACAGAGATGAG AATGTAGATTATTGTCTGATGGTGATTGGAGTGCCTAATGTGGGAAAATCTTCTCTAATTAACTCATTAAGaaggacacatttaaaaaaag GCCGTGCATCTCGAGTAGGTGGTGAGCCAGGCATAACTAGAGCAGTGCTGACTAAAATTCAG GTGTCTGAACGACCCATAATGCACCTGTTAGACACACCAGGAGTCTTGCCTCCTAAGATTGAGAGTGTTGAGACAGGCATGAAGCTTGCTTTATGTG gAACTATACTTGACCATTTAGTGGGTGAGGACATAATTGCTGACTACTTACTCTATTCTCTGAATCGGCATGAGAAGTTCAG ttaTGTGGAGAAATACAACCTCGAAGAGCCTAGTGATGACATCCAACAAGTCCTCAAACGCATTGCTGTAAAACTTGGAAAGACTCAACGGGTCAAAGCCATTACTGGA GGAACATTACCATCACTCTCCCAAACTACACAGCAGCAGCTTATGATTTCATAA
- the sprn gene encoding shadow of prion protein, whose product MSGMNQVIATCWTFLLLSAFLCEPVLSKGGRGGSRGSSRGSSSRSSTAGSYRGGGAYGGTRSRFRAAGRSSPVRVAAAAAAGAAVALTADKWYASAYRRSNTDSSEEELDYYNRTNYFDAQMSSSTQNASSLSQLVSIIIATFSPKYGLLLDNIL is encoded by the coding sequence ATGTCAGGTATGAACCAGGTGATTGCAACCTGCTGGACTTTCCTCCTGCTGTCTGCCTTCCTGTGCGAGCCTGTGCTGTCCAAAGGCGGCCGTGGAGGGTCCCGGGGATCCTCTCGCGGCTCCTCCTCCCGCAGCTCTACAGCGGGCAGTTACCGGGGAGGAGGAGCCTACGGTGGGACTCGCTCTCGTTTTAGGGCGGCGGGGCGGTCGTCTCCGGTGCGAGTGgcggctgcagcagctgcaggtgcAGCCGTGGCTTTAACTGCGGATAAATGGTACGCCTCCGCCTACCGCCGCAGCAACACCGACAGCTCAGAGGAAGAGTTGGACTACTACAACAGGACCAATTACTTTGATGCACAAATGTCAAGCTCAACTCAAAATGCATCCTCTCTCTCCCAACTGGTTTCTATCATTATTGCAACATTCTCCCCAAAATATGGACTCTTACTGGACAACATCCTGTag